AGACGAAGCTGCGCGCGTTGCCGTGCGACTGCTGGCAGAAGCGCACGCCGCGGTGGGCGCAGCGGTTCTCGACCACGCGGATGCCGGTGTCGGTGCCACGGTCGCGGGGCGCGACCCGGTCGCGCACCATGATCACCTGGCGCTCGCCCACCCAGCTGAGCTTGAAGTCGCCGGTCTTGGGAATCTCGATCTCCAGCCCCACGTAGCACCAGTGCGGGCCGTAGAAGATCTTTTCCAGCTCGCGCTGGTAGAGGCCGGGGTCGGTATAGGCCCAGAAGGGCACGCGGCTGGAGCCCGGCTGGGCCCAGCGCGAAAGGGGTTCGGGAGCATTCATCGCAGCGTCTCCATGGCAGGCTCAATCATAAGCATGCATAGCATTCGGCGCCACCCGGACCTCAGGCGACCGGCGTGAGCTTGGCCACCGACAGCGCCAGCCACTTGATGCCGTGGCGGTTGAACTTGACCTGCGCGCGGGCGTCGTCGCCCTGCCCCTCGACCGACAGCACCGTGCCTTCGCCGAACTTGTTGTGGAACACCTGCAGGCCGGCCTTGAGGCCGTGCGAGGGGGTGGCCTTCTGCACCGGCACCGGCGCGCTGGCGTAGCGATCGGCGCTCCAGGACGATCCACCCTGGCCGGCGCGCGTGCTGGGGTAGCCGGCGCCGTAGCCGAAGGCCGAGCCGCGAAAGCCCGACTCCCGGGGCGTGAGCCACTTGAGCGCGGGCTCCGGCAGTTCGTCGAAGAAGCGGCTGCGCATGTTGTAGCGGGTCTGGCCGTGCAGCAGCCGGGTCTGCGAATAGCTCAGGTACAGCCGCTTGCGGGCGCGCGTGATCGCCACGTACATCAGCCGCCGCTCCTCCTCCAGCCCCTCGTAGTCGGCCATCGACCGCTCGCTGGGGAACAGGCCTTCTTCCAGGCCGGTGGCGAACACCACGTCGAACTCGAGCCCCTTGGCCGAGTGCACGGTCATCAGCTGGACGGCGTCCTGCCCCGCCTGGGCCTGGTTGTCGCCGGATTCGAGCGCGGCGTGGGTGAGGAAGGCCGCCAGCGGCGACAGGGTTTCGCCGGTTTCCTGGTCGGGCGGGATGTAGTCGGGCGCCGGCTCCGTCGGCTGGTCCGGATCGAGCCCCTGGCTCACCGGGCTCTGGCTCAGCTCGTCGATCGGCAGGGCGACGGCGTCGCGGCCGAAACCTTCCTGCATCACGAAGCTCTCGGCGGCGCTGGCCAGTTCCTCCAGGTTCTCGACGCGCTCGGCGCCCTCGCGCTCGGCCTTGTAGTGCTCGACCAGCCCGGCGTGCTGCAGCACCAGCTCGATGATCTCGCGCAGGCTCAGGCCCTGCGTCTGTTCGCGCAGCACGTCGATCTTCGCCACGAACGCGGCCAGGTTGGCGCCGGCCTTGCCGGTGGTGGCGCTCACCGCGTCGTGCAGCGAGCAGCCGGCCGAGCGCGCCGCGTCCTGCAGCTGCTCGATGCTGCGCGCGCCGATGCCGCGCGGCGGGAAGTTCACCACCCGCAGGAAGCTGGTGTCGTCGTGCGGGTTCTCCAGCAGGCGCAGATAGGCCAGCGCGTGCTTGATCTCGGCGCGCTCGAAGAACCGCAGGCCGCCGTAGACCCGATAGGGCACGCCGGCATTGAACAGCGCGGTCTCGATCACCCGGCTCTGGGCGTTGCTGCGGTAGAGCACGGCCATCTCGTGGCGCGGAACGCCCGGCTCGGTGCCCTGGTCGCGCGCCAGCTGCCGCATCTCCTCGACCAGCCACTGCGCCTCGGCCAGGTCGGTCGGCGCCTCGTAGACGCGCACCGGCTCGCCCGGCCCCTGGTCGGTGCGCAGGTTCTTGCCCAGCCGCCCCTTGTTGTGGCTGATCAGGGCGTTGGCCGAGTCCAGGATGTTGCTGTAGCTGCGGTAGTTCTGCTCCAGCTTGATCTGGTGGCGCACGTCGAACTCGCGCACGAAATCGGCCATGTTGCCGACCCGCGCGCCGCGGAAGGCATAGATGCTCTGGTCGTCGTCCCCCACCGCGAAGATGGAGGTGGCGCCGGCGCCGGGAGCCCCGGTGGGCTCGAACGCGAAGATCTTGATCCACGCGTACTGCAGCCGGTTGGTGTCCTGGAACTCGTCGATCAGGATGTGGCGGAAGCGCCGCTGGTAGTGGGCGCGGATGGCGTCGTTGTCGCGCAGCAGCTCGTAGCTGCGCAGCATCAGCTCGCCGAAGTCGACCACGCCCTCGCGCGCGCACTGCTCCTCGTAGAGCTGGTACAGCTCGACCTTGCGGCGGTCCTCCGGCGTGCGCGCCTCCACCGCCGCCGGGCGCAGGCCGTCTTCCTTGCAGCCGGCGATGAACCACTGCGTCTCCTTGGCCGGGAAGCGCTCCTCGTCCACGTTGAACTGCTTCATCAGCCGCTTGATGGCCGACAGCTGGTCCTGCGTGTCCAGGATCTGGAAGGCCTGCGGCAGGTTGGCCAGCTTGTGGTGCGCGCGCAGGAAGCGGTTGCACAGGCCGTGGAAGGTGCCGATCCACATGCCGCGCACGTTCACCGGCAGCATCGCCGACAGCCGAGTCATCATTTCCTTGGCCGCCTTGTTGGTGAAGGTCACGGCCATCACGCCGCCGGGCGAGATCTGGCCGGTGGACAGCAGCCAGGCGATGCGGGTGGTCAGGACACGGGTCTTGCCGGATCCGGCGCCGGCGAGGATGAGCGCGTGCTCGTTGGGCAGGGTGACGGCAGCGCGCTGCTCCGGGTTGAGGTGCTGCAGGAGCGGGGACGCGGCATCGACTTCTGGGAACATACGGCATTCTAGGAAGCCGCCCTTCGCAAGCAGATGTCACGGACCGCCCTCCTCGCCGCCGCGCTGGCTGCTGCCGCGGCGGCTCAAGCCCAGCAGACCTCGTGCAGCAGCGACGAGCAGCCGGCGCCGGTGGCGCTGCTGGAGCGCTTCATCAACGCCGATTGCGAGGCCTGCTGGCAGGCCGAGCAGGCGCCGCGCCCGCGCGCCGGCGAACTGGCCCTCGACTGGATCGTGCCGGGCGCGCGCGGCGAGGACGCGCCGCTGTCGGCCGCTGCCAGCAGCGACGCGCTGGAGCGGCTGCAGGCGCTGGGCCGCCGGGCGCCGGCGCAGCTCGCATCGGTCCGCACGGCGCGGCAGCAGGCGGCGGGCAGCCTGCGGGTGGCGCACGGCCCGGCCTTCAACGGCTACGTGGGCACCTCGATCCAGTCGCTGGGCGGCGGACCGGGCCCGTTCACCGGCTGGCTGGCGCTGGTCGAGACGCTGCCGGCCGGCGCCGAAGGCTCGCCGGTGGAGCGCAACCTGGTGCGCAACCTGCTGCAGGTGCCCTGGCCGGCGGCGCCGGGGCGGCGTTTCGAGGCCCGGCCCATGAGCATCCCCGAAGGCGCCCACCCCGAGCGCCTGCGCGTGGTCGGCTGGCTGCAGGATTCACGGGGAAGGATCCGGGCCATCTCCGAGTCGCGCTGCGACCCGCAGGAGCAAAGGCGCTAGAATTGCGCACCGGGCCCAAGCATTTGGGACCCGGTTTTTTTTTGCCCTCGCCCATTCGGCGGGAGCGCAGGCCGGGCCCAGTCCAAGCGTCCACTCGTTCTTCAACGATTCCTCTCCAGGAGCTTGGTCACATGGAAATCTTCGACTACGACAACGTCCTGCTGCTGCCGCGCAAGTGCCGCGTGGAAAGCCGCTCCGAGTGCGACGCCAGCATGGTGCTGGGCGGCCGCAGCTTCCGCATCCCGGTGGTCCCCGCCAACATGAAGACGGTGGTGGACGAGGCGATCTGCCTGTGGCTGGCGCAGAACGGCTACTTCTACGTGATGCACCGCTTCGACCTGGACAACCTGAAGTTCGTCCGGTGGATGAAGGAGCAAGGCGCCTTCGCCTCGATCTCGCTGGGCGTGAAGAAGGCCGACTACGAGACGGCGGACCAGCTGGCCGCCCAGGGCCTGGCGCCCGAGTACGTGACCATCGACATCGCGCACGGCCACGCCGACAGCGTAAAGAACATGATCGCGCACCTGAAGGCGAAGCTGCCCTCGACCTTCGTGATCGCCGGCAACGTCGGCACGCCCGAGGCGGTGATCGACCTGGAGAACTGGGGCGCCGACGCCACCAAGGTCGGCATCGGCCCGGGCAAGGTCTGCATCACCCGCATGAAGACCGGCTTCGGCACCGGCGGCTGGCAGCTCTCGGCGCTCAAGTGGTGCGCCCGCGTGGCCACCAAGCCGATCATCGCCGACGGCGGCATCCGCGAGCACGGCGACATCGCCAAGAGCATCCGCTTCGGCGCCAGCATGGTGATGATCGGCTCGATGCTGGCCGGCCACGAGGAGTCGCCCGGCCAGACCGTCGAAGTCGACGGCCAGCTGTACAAGGAGTACTACGGCAGCGCCTCCGACTTCAACAAGGGCGAGTACCGGCACGTGGAGGGCAAGCGCATCCTGGAGCCGGTCAAGGGCAAGCTGGCCGACACGCTGCGCGAGATGCAGGAAGACATCCAGAGCTCGATCAGCTATTCCGGCGGCAAGCGCCTGCTGGACATCCGCAAGGTCAACTACGTGATCCTGGGCGGCGACAACGCGGGCGAGCACCTGTTGATGTAAGAAAGTTGTAACGATCAGCCCTAGAATGGACTGATGCAAAACGTTACAAGGCGCGCCGCCCGCCTGACCCTGGCGGCCCTCCTCGGGGCGGCAGCGGCCGCGCACGCCGTGCCCATGCCCGCCTTCGAGGACCCCAAGCTGGCCGAATGGGCGCGCCTGGCCAATGCCGAGATGGAGCGCTACCTGGCCAACCCGCAGGGCTACTTCGCCATGCCGGCCCAGGCCGGCGCCAGCTGCGAGCTGCCGCCCGAGGTGCTCAGCCGCATTATCGGCGTGCGCCTGCCGGGTGTGGCGATGTCCGAGGAAGAGCGCAAGGTCTGGGCCCGCACCACGCGCGGCATGCCCGGCATGAAGCCGATGGAGTACGCCGACGTGGTGGTGCGGCCCACGAAGGCCGAGTGCAGCGACGGCAAACCGGCCGGCAGCTGGGCCGGCTGGGTCGAGTTCACCATGGTCAACAACGCGCCCGGGATGGTGATCCGCACCCGCATGCGCAAGTACATCGAGGTGGCGGTGGCGCCCGATGGCCAGCGCAACGGGGCGGTGATGGAGCGCATGACCCAGATCAGCCACACGACCGACTGGGCCGACCCGGCCACCGCCGACCTGATGCGCAAGAACCCGGGCCCCAGCGCCACCTCGGCCACCTTCGTCTACAACGAGCCGGGGCAGCACGAGGCCACCAACAAGGGCCTGACCCTGTCGCGCGTGTTCGTCAGCGGCTCGCACGGCGGCGCCGACGTGACCACCACGGTGACGCTGCCGATCGGGCCGAAGCACTTCAAGACCGTCATGTACAACGGGACCCAGAAGGCCAACGAGTTCTCCTACAAGGACGGCCGGCCGCACGGACTGCAGGTGGGCTACCCGTACCGCACCGGCATGGGCATCGACGTGCCGGCTTCCAGCATCTGCTGGGAGAACGGCGAACAGATCAAGACCACCCAATGCAACGCCAACTGATTGTCGCGCTGCTGGCCGCCGGCGCCACCGTGGCCATGGCCCAGGACCCTGCCGTGCACGGCACCGGCGCGCGCTGCCTGGCCGGCGATTGCCACAACGGCACCGGCACCCTGCTGCGCGGCGACGGCAACCAGTACACCGGCCCCTGGATCGGCGGCCGCTTCGCCGGCGGCACCTACCAGGTGCGCTGGGCGGCCGACGCGAGCCAGACCCATCCCCTGCGCATCGATACCGAGGGGCTGGCCCTGGAAGGCACCATGGTGCGCGGCCTGGGCGACTGGGCCAAGGCCACCAGCACCTACACCGGCACCTTCGGCCGGGTCTGGAACCCGTTCATCGAGCGCCACATGGCCTCCTTCGCCACCGGCCGCTACCTGGACACCAAGGGCAACACCTACGAAGGCGAGTTCCAGTACATCCCCTCGCGCGCCTACGGCGAGCACGTGGTCACCGGCATCTTCCTGTTCCAGGGCGTGCGCATCGACCCGGTCGAGGACGAGGTGGTCGCCGGCCTGTTCATCAGCGATCCCACGGTCAGCGGCGCCAACATCGCCTTCTACCGCGCCCGGCCGGACTACATCGCCAAGCTGCAGCAGGACTTCGCCTTCGACAAGCAGCGCAGCGCCCAGGACAAGGCCGACCAGGCCTCACGCCAGGCGGCCTGGGGCATGCTGCTGAACCTGACGATGGGCGCCGCCGCGATGTCGGGCGGCGGCGGACGCGGCGGCGGCTTCGATGCGCTGGGCGGGTTCGGCGGCGGTCTGGGCGGCTTCGGCGGCGCGGGCGGCGGCGGCAGCAGCGGCAAGCGGCTGGCGCTCAACCTGCTGGGCGACGTGCTGCGCGGTGCCGAGCCGGCGCAGGCGGCCGCCGACCGGCTGGCCGGCGACCTGCAGCAGCGCGCCCTGGGCGCGCCGCAAGCGGCCGCCGCGCTGGGCCTGGGCGGAGGCGCCCCCGCCAGTTCGCAGGAGCTCGCGCAGCGCATCGGCCAGTCGCTGCTGGCCAACCCGCGCAAGCTGACCGTCAAGGAGTACCAGCGCCTGCTGCAGGAAGCGGCCGGGCGCTGAGGAGATCCACTTTGTCATCCGCCGCGAAGGCGGAGGATCCAGCGCAACGCGCCTGCGGCGCTGCCGAAAGCGCAAGCCGCGGATTCCCGCCTCCGCGGGGATGACCCGCTGGTCGCTCGCGTCCGGATCAGCGGAAGAGCAGGTCCAGCGCCAGTTCGTGCAGCCGGTGCTCCGGCTCCACCAGAGCCTCCAGCACGCTGAAGTGGTTCAGGCCCGGCAGCGCCTCGCACACCTCCACGCAACCTTCGCCCCAGGCCTCGCGGATCAGCCGGTTCTGGCGCAGGAACTCAGGGCTCTCGTCGCCGCCGGCCACCGCGTACAACGCCGCGCCCGCGGGCGCCGGCAGGAAGGCCGGGCTGGCCCTGCGCGCATCCTCGGGCGTGAGCCGCAGGTCCTGCAGGAAGGGCGTGCGCCGGATCGGCTCCAGGTCGAACAGGCCGGAGATCGACAGCGCCTTGCGCACGGCGTCGGCCGGCAACTCGGGGTCCCAGGCGCGCCAGTCGCAGGCCAGCAGCATGGCCGCCAGCTGGCCTCCGGCCGAATGGCCGACCACGGTGACCTGCCGCGGATCGCCGCCGTAGGTGGGCGCGTGCTTCCAGGTCCAGGCCAGCGCCCGCACGATCTGCAGCGTGATCTGCGGGATCGTCACCGCCGGGCACAGGTCGTAGTTGGGCACCACCACGCAGGCGCCCACGTCCTGGAACATCGGCGCCACGAAGGAGTGGTCGCTCTTGTCCAGCGCACGCCAGTAGCCGCCGTGCAGGAACACCATGACCGGGCCGCGCGCCTGCGGCGCCGGGAACACGTCCAGCCGCTGGCCGGCGCTGTCGCCGTAGGGGATGTCCGGCACGCACTCGAACGCCTCGCGCGCGCGGCGCGAGGCGTCGGCCCAGCGCGCAAAGTGCGCGCCGTGCTGCGGCACCAGCGCGCGGTTGTTGTACATGCGGTCGAGCCACTCGCCATCCTGCCGTTGCATGCGTTCGCCTCCTCGGGGTCGTCCTCCGACAGCGGGCGACGATAGCAGAGCGTCCTAGAATTCCCGGTCACTGCCGGGGCCCGGCAGGACAGGCACAACGAGAGGGCGCGTCCATGGCCGTCAAGGTGGTGAGCAAGGTCGAGATCCCGGAGCTGGTCGAGAAGCGCCAGAGCCAGATCCTGCGGGCCGCCATCGAGCTGTATGGCAAGCAGGGCTACCACGTCACCACCATCCGCGAAGTGGCCCTGCGCGCGAACGTGAGCGTCGGGCTGATCTACCAGTACGTGCAGGACAAGGAGGACGTGCTGTTCCTCGCGCTGGTGGAAGTGCTGGAGTCCTACCAGCGCGAGATCCCGCCCGCGCTGGCCGGCCTCACCGATCCGATGGAGCGCTTCTGCGCCGCGGTGCGCGCCTACGGGCACGTCATCGACCAGCGCATCGAGGCCACCGCACTGGTCTACCGGGAGACCAAGTGGCTGCGGGCCGAGCGGCGCGAGCTCCTCAAGCAGAAAGAGGCGCAGACCAACAGGCTGGTTTCCGACTGCATCGGGGACTGCATGGCCGCCGGCCTGTTCGAAGACCTCGACGTCGACCTGTTCACCTACCAGATCGTGATGTTCTGCCACGCCTGGGCTCTGAAGGCCTGGCACTTCCAGGGCCGCATGACGATCGACGAATACCTCGACCGTGGAATGAAGCTGATGCTGGGCCCGGTGTTGACGGCGCGCGGCAAGCGCAACTTCGCCCAGCAGGCGCCGGCGGCACCGGCCGCGGCGGCGAGAAGTGGCGCGAGCGGCGGGAGCCGGGTGGCGGCGAGAAGCGCTGCGGGCGGCAAGCGGACGGCGGCGCGGTGACGGCGGCGCAGCAGGCGCCGCTCCTTTCGCCTACTTCGCCGCCGCAAACGCCGCCAGCGTCTGTCTTCCGATGATCAGCTGCTGCACTTCGGTCGCCCCCTCGTAGATGCGCAGCGCCCGGATCTCGCGGTACAGGCGCTCCACCGGCACCTCCGACACCACGCCGAGCCCGCCCCACACCTGCACCGCCGCATCGATCACCTGCTGCGCCGACTCGGTCGCCTGCATCTTGGCCATGGCGGCCTCGCGGGTGACGTTGCGGCCCTGGTCGCGCTGCCAGGCCGCGCGGTAGGTGAGCAGCGCCGCGCTGTCGATGGCCGTCGCCATGTTCGCCAGCTTGACCTGGGTGATCTGGAAATCGGCCAGCACCTGGCCGAACATGCCGCGGGTGGTTGAGCGCGCCAGCGTCTCGGCCAGGGCGCGGCGCGCGAAGCCCAGGGCGGCGGCCGCCACCGAGGTGCGGAAGATATCGAGCGTCTGCATCGCGATCTTGAAGCCCTGCCCCGGCTCGCCAAGGCGCTGCGCAGCCGGGATGCGGCAGCCGCTCAAACGCAGGCTGGCCAGCGGATGCGGCGCGATCACCGGGATGCGCTGCGCGATCTCGAAACCGGGCGTGCCGGCCTCGACGACGAAGGCCGACAGGCCGCGCGAGCCGGACGCCTCGCCGGTGCGCGCGAACACCACGTAGAAGTCGGCGATGCCGCCGTTGGAGATCCAGGTCTTCTCGCCGTCGAGCACGTAGTGGTCGCCCTCACGCCGGGCGCGGCACTGCAGGGCCGCCACGTCGGAACCGGAGTTGGGTTCAGACAGGGCGAACGCGGGGATTGCCTCGCCGCGGGCGACGGGCGCAAGGTAGCGGCGCTTCTGCGCCGGCGTGCCGTGCAGCGTGACCGCGCCGGAGCCGAGCCCCTGCATGCCGAACGCGAAGTCCGCCAGGCCCGAGTGGCGCGCCAGCGTCTCGCGCAGCAGGCAGAGCGCGCGCGTATCGATCGTTTCGCCCTGGCCGCCCCACTCGGTGCCGCCGATGGCGTAGCGCAGCCAGCCGCCCGCGCCCAGGCGCCGCACCAGGTCGCGGCAGGCGGCATCGACGTCGGCGCCGTGACCGCGATCCAGTTCGCGCGCGCACCAGGCCTCCAGGTCGCGGGCCATCGCCCGGTGCTGCGGCTCGAGGAAGGGCCACTCGAGCCAGCCGGTGTCGTGGAACATGGGCGCCTTTCGTTCAACCGGCCAGGAAGCGACTCACCAGCGCCTGGGTGTCGGCCTGTGCGTACAGCAAGGCCGTGCCTTCCAGCTCCGCCGCAAAACCGTCCTCCCGGCCCAGGGCGGCGGCGGTGATGCAGCGCTTGCAGGCAGCCAGCGCCGGGCCCGTGAAGGCGGCGATCCGCTCGGCCTGCGCCCGCGCCGCGGCTTGCAGCTGTGCCGCCGGCACGCACTGGTGGACGAGGCCTAGAGCCGCGGCCCGCGTTCCGTCGATCACCTCGGCGCCGAGGATCAACTGGCGGGCGACGGCGTCGCCGCAGATGCGCGCCAGCCGCTGGGTGCCGCCGGCGCCCGGCAGCAGCCCCAGCCTGGCCTCGGGCAATCCGAGCCTGGCGGTGTCGGCCGCCAGCCGCAGGTCGCAGGCGAGCGCCAGTTCGAGCCCGCCGCCCAGCGCCGGCCCGCCGATCTCGGCCAGCGACACCTTGGGGCTGCGCTCGATGCGCGCGAACACCTGCTGCATCGCCCGCGCCAGCTCGACCATCTGCGCGCGCCCGGCCTCGGTCGCGAAGCGCTCGCGCATCAGCACGAGGTCGGCGCCGGCGCAGAAGGCCCGGCCCGCATTGCGGATCCGCAGCACGTGCACCTCGTCGCGCGCCTCGACCTCGTCGACGATGGCGTCCAGCCGCGCCACCCAGGCGTCGTCGATCGCGTTGACCGGCGGCCGGTCCAGCGTGGCGATGGCGATCGCCCCCTCGAAGGCGAGTGCGATCGGATGGCGGGCAGCGTCCATGGCGCGCGGTCGTCAGTCGCCCTGGAACACCGGAGTCTGCTTGGCCACGAACGCGTGGTAGGCGCGACCGAAGTCCTGGGTCATCATGCAGATCGCCTGTGCCTCGGCTTCGGTCTCCAGCGCCTGCTCGATGGTCTGGTTCCATTCCTGGTGCAGGCACTTCTTGGTCATGAAGTGCGCGAACGCCGGGCCGTTGGCCAGCGACAGTGCCATGTCCCTGGCCTTGGCCAGCAGGCCGTCGGCCGGCACCAGCTCGTTGAAGTAGCCCCAGGCCAGGCCCTCGTCGGCCGTCATCACGCGGCCGGTGTAGAGCAGCTCGGAGGCGCGGCCGTGGCCGATCAGGCGCGGCAGGATGGCGCAGGCGCCCATGTCGCAGCCGGCCAGCCCCACGCGGGTGAACAGGAAGGCCGTCCTGGTCCTGGCCGTGCCGTAGCGCAGGTCCGACGCCATCGGCAGGATGGCGCCGGCCCCGGCGCTGATGCCGTCGACCGCCGCGATGATCGGTTGCGGACACTGCCGCATTTCCTTGACCAGGTTGCCGGTCATGCGGGTGAAGCTGAGCAGCCCGTCCATCTCCATGCCCACCAGCGGACCGATGATGTCGTGCACGTCGCCACCCGAGCAGAAGTTGCCGCCCTCGCCGGTGAGCACCACCACGCGCACGTCGTCCACGCATTGCAGCTTGTGGAAGGTGTCGCGCAGCTCGGCGTAGCTGTCGAAGGTCAGCGGGTTCTTGCGGTCGGGGCGGTTGAGCGTGACAGTGGCCACGCGGTCGGCAACCTCCAGCCGGAAGTGCCTGGGACGGAGTTCGGCGGCCTTGAGCTTGTACATGGTCATTCCTTCTGGGGCGTTGGGTGCTGCGGCGGGCCGGCGGGGCGCTGGGCGGACGGTGCTCAACCGGCGAGCGTCAGGCCGCCGCTCACGCTGAGCACCTGGCCGGTGACGAACGAGGACTGGTCGGTGCTGAAGAACAGCACTGCGTCGGCGATCTCGGAAGGCTGCGCCAGCCGGCGCATCGGCGTGGCCTTGACGAAGGCCTCCTGGTGCTTCTGCGGCACCGCCGCCAGCAGCGGCGTGGCAGTCGGCCCGGGGCAGACGCAGTTGACGTTGATGCGGTGGCGGGCGGTCTCGCGCGCCAGGCTCTTGGTGAAGGCGATGGCGCCGCCCTTGGCGCCCGAGTACACCGTCTCGCCCAGGCTGCCGACCCGGCCGGCGTCGCTGGCCACCGTCACGATCTTGCCGCCCTCGCCCCGTTCGATCATGCCGCCCAGGAAGGCGTGGGTGACGGCGATCGGCCCCATCAGGTTCAGGTCCACCACCTTGCGCCAGAAGTCGGGCGTGTTCTCCAGGAACGGCTGGATCCGGCCCCAGCCCGCCACGTTGGCGACGATGTCCACGTGCGGCGACTGGCGGTAGGCTTCGGCGCGGAATACCGCGATCGAGTCGAGGTCGGTCACGTCCAGGCGGATGAAGTCGGCCTTGCCGCCCTGCGCGCGGATGTCGTCGGCCGCCGCGCGGCCGGCCGCTTCGGCGATGTCGCCGAGCAGCACGTAGGCGCCGGCCTGCGCCAGCGCGTGCGCGGTGGCGCGCCCGATGCCCGAGGCCGCTCCGGTGACGACGGCCGTCTTGCCTGTGAGTTGCATGCCACGAACCTCCAAG
The sequence above is a segment of the Ramlibacter tataouinensis genome. Coding sequences within it:
- a CDS encoding alpha/beta hydrolase translates to MQRQDGEWLDRMYNNRALVPQHGAHFARWADASRRAREAFECVPDIPYGDSAGQRLDVFPAPQARGPVMVFLHGGYWRALDKSDHSFVAPMFQDVGACVVVPNYDLCPAVTIPQITLQIVRALAWTWKHAPTYGGDPRQVTVVGHSAGGQLAAMLLACDWRAWDPELPADAVRKALSISGLFDLEPIRRTPFLQDLRLTPEDARRASPAFLPAPAGAALYAVAGGDESPEFLRQNRLIREAWGEGCVEVCEALPGLNHFSVLEALVEPEHRLHELALDLLFR
- a CDS encoding acyl-CoA dehydrogenase family protein, with protein sequence MFHDTGWLEWPFLEPQHRAMARDLEAWCARELDRGHGADVDAACRDLVRRLGAGGWLRYAIGGTEWGGQGETIDTRALCLLRETLARHSGLADFAFGMQGLGSGAVTLHGTPAQKRRYLAPVARGEAIPAFALSEPNSGSDVAALQCRARREGDHYVLDGEKTWISNGGIADFYVVFARTGEASGSRGLSAFVVEAGTPGFEIAQRIPVIAPHPLASLRLSGCRIPAAQRLGEPGQGFKIAMQTLDIFRTSVAAAALGFARRALAETLARSTTRGMFGQVLADFQITQVKLANMATAIDSAALLTYRAAWQRDQGRNVTREAAMAKMQATESAQQVIDAAVQVWGGLGVVSEVPVERLYREIRALRIYEGATEVQQLIIGRQTLAAFAAAK
- a CDS encoding GMP reductase — translated: MEIFDYDNVLLLPRKCRVESRSECDASMVLGGRSFRIPVVPANMKTVVDEAICLWLAQNGYFYVMHRFDLDNLKFVRWMKEQGAFASISLGVKKADYETADQLAAQGLAPEYVTIDIAHGHADSVKNMIAHLKAKLPSTFVIAGNVGTPEAVIDLENWGADATKVGIGPGKVCITRMKTGFGTGGWQLSALKWCARVATKPIIADGGIREHGDIAKSIRFGASMVMIGSMLAGHEESPGQTVEVDGQLYKEYYGSASDFNKGEYRHVEGKRILEPVKGKLADTLREMQEDIQSSISYSGGKRLLDIRKVNYVILGGDNAGEHLLM
- a CDS encoding enoyl-CoA hydratase family protein → MYKLKAAELRPRHFRLEVADRVATVTLNRPDRKNPLTFDSYAELRDTFHKLQCVDDVRVVVLTGEGGNFCSGGDVHDIIGPLVGMEMDGLLSFTRMTGNLVKEMRQCPQPIIAAVDGISAGAGAILPMASDLRYGTARTRTAFLFTRVGLAGCDMGACAILPRLIGHGRASELLYTGRVMTADEGLAWGYFNELVPADGLLAKARDMALSLANGPAFAHFMTKKCLHQEWNQTIEQALETEAEAQAICMMTQDFGRAYHAFVAKQTPVFQGD
- a CDS encoding TetR/AcrR family transcriptional regulator, giving the protein MAVKVVSKVEIPELVEKRQSQILRAAIELYGKQGYHVTTIREVALRANVSVGLIYQYVQDKEDVLFLALVEVLESYQREIPPALAGLTDPMERFCAAVRAYGHVIDQRIEATALVYRETKWLRAERRELLKQKEAQTNRLVSDCIGDCMAAGLFEDLDVDLFTYQIVMFCHAWALKAWHFQGRMTIDEYLDRGMKLMLGPVLTARGKRNFAQQAPAAPAAAARSGASGGSRVAARSAAGGKRTAAR
- a CDS encoding UvrD-helicase domain-containing protein, which codes for MFPEVDAASPLLQHLNPEQRAAVTLPNEHALILAGAGSGKTRVLTTRIAWLLSTGQISPGGVMAVTFTNKAAKEMMTRLSAMLPVNVRGMWIGTFHGLCNRFLRAHHKLANLPQAFQILDTQDQLSAIKRLMKQFNVDEERFPAKETQWFIAGCKEDGLRPAAVEARTPEDRRKVELYQLYEEQCAREGVVDFGELMLRSYELLRDNDAIRAHYQRRFRHILIDEFQDTNRLQYAWIKIFAFEPTGAPGAGATSIFAVGDDDQSIYAFRGARVGNMADFVREFDVRHQIKLEQNYRSYSNILDSANALISHNKGRLGKNLRTDQGPGEPVRVYEAPTDLAEAQWLVEEMRQLARDQGTEPGVPRHEMAVLYRSNAQSRVIETALFNAGVPYRVYGGLRFFERAEIKHALAYLRLLENPHDDTSFLRVVNFPPRGIGARSIEQLQDAARSAGCSLHDAVSATTGKAGANLAAFVAKIDVLREQTQGLSLREIIELVLQHAGLVEHYKAEREGAERVENLEELASAAESFVMQEGFGRDAVALPIDELSQSPVSQGLDPDQPTEPAPDYIPPDQETGETLSPLAAFLTHAALESGDNQAQAGQDAVQLMTVHSAKGLEFDVVFATGLEEGLFPSERSMADYEGLEEERRLMYVAITRARKRLYLSYSQTRLLHGQTRYNMRSRFFDELPEPALKWLTPRESGFRGSAFGYGAGYPSTRAGQGGSSWSADRYASAPVPVQKATPSHGLKAGLQVFHNKFGEGTVLSVEGQGDDARAQVKFNRHGIKWLALSVAKLTPVA
- a CDS encoding SDR family NAD(P)-dependent oxidoreductase, which encodes MQLTGKTAVVTGAASGIGRATAHALAQAGAYVLLGDIAEAAGRAAADDIRAQGGKADFIRLDVTDLDSIAVFRAEAYRQSPHVDIVANVAGWGRIQPFLENTPDFWRKVVDLNLMGPIAVTHAFLGGMIERGEGGKIVTVASDAGRVGSLGETVYSGAKGGAIAFTKSLARETARHRINVNCVCPGPTATPLLAAVPQKHQEAFVKATPMRRLAQPSEIADAVLFFSTDQSSFVTGQVLSVSGGLTLAG
- a CDS encoding enoyl-CoA hydratase/isomerase family protein; amino-acid sequence: MDAARHPIALAFEGAIAIATLDRPPVNAIDDAWVARLDAIVDEVEARDEVHVLRIRNAGRAFCAGADLVLMRERFATEAGRAQMVELARAMQQVFARIERSPKVSLAEIGGPALGGGLELALACDLRLAADTARLGLPEARLGLLPGAGGTQRLARICGDAVARQLILGAEVIDGTRAAALGLVHQCVPAAQLQAAARAQAERIAAFTGPALAACKRCITAAALGREDGFAAELEGTALLYAQADTQALVSRFLAG